Below is a genomic region from bacterium.
CAACCAGTTATATGCGTCTATTCTTCTCCCTTGTGATTCTAATCATCTATCGGTAGGTCAGGAGGAAATGTATTATTCTTGCAATAAACGTATTAATTTTATGTGTAGATTTGCCGTTAAAAAGTGGTCAGTAAAATTGAAAACTGGCAAATTCGAGCTGATGACTTCTTTTATCACCGGCTGGAAGGAGATTTATCCTCATGATCGAGCAGGGAGGAGAACTCAACTTCGTAGAGATGCAAAAGGGAGGACAGCAGGCCAAAAATCAATGGTCCATAGAGAACACCTGGCAGGCCAAAGGTGCGGATTCCACCAAAGATGGCCAGAAAAACCAGCAATGGGGAGAGGGCAATGCCCTTTTGCTTATGCATCAGATAGGGGCGCAGGAAGTTGTCGATAGTACCCAGGATGGCGATGCTGTAGACAGCCAGAAAGATCGCCCGTCCGGGTCTTTGGATAATGAAAAGATAAGAAACCGCTGGCACCCAGACCAGGCCGGTTCCCACCAGAGGAATAAGAGAGGCTGCAGCTATCAGGCTTCCCCAGAACAGAGGAGGGATGCCGACTATCCACAGGCCGACACCGCCCACAATCCCTTGAGCCAGAGCGGTCAGCACTGTCCCGACCAGGGCTGAGCGGGCTATGGCCTTGAGCCGGTCGATTAAAATGACTTCCTGATTCCTGGTCAGAGGGATGAGATGAAGGAAGCGATCCAGCCACTTTTTCCCATCCCGCAGCAGGTAGAAAAGGATAAAAATCATGATCCCGAACTGGATAACGAGGGAACCAAAGTCAGAGACCAGTTCTCCACCTCTGGTCAGCAGAAACTGCCCGATATACTGGCTGCCTCTGATCCCCCACTCCTGGAGGCGGCCGACTTCCAGGTTTAAAAAGGTCAGGTATCGGCTCCCCAGACGGCGAAGGTGCATCATGTACCCGGATTGAAGAATGTTTTGCAGGTTTCCCTGCTCAAGCCACCCACGGACAGCGTTTACCGAACGCACTCCCTGACTGACCATGCCAAAGAGCAAAAGCAACAGGGGAAGCACGATCAGCAGGATGACCAGCAGGCAGGAGGCAAGGGCAGACAGATTCCTTCTCCCCCGGAAAATTTTGGTTATCCGCTCATGGACCGGATAAAATATTGAGGCCAGAAGTATGGCCAATATCAGGGGATGGAGGTAGACTCTGGCTATGGAGCATGTCAGGAGCAGACTTCCTGCAAGCATGAAAAGAAGAAACCATTGGATGGGCTTTCGATCCGGCGGTTTTTTTTCGTTTTTCATGACCTCGATAAGGCTGCTGTGCTGCTGTGTGCTGACTTGCAGCAGGTTGTGTCTGTCCTGTATATGTGTAATGGGCCGACAATGACTTTCACCCTATAGCCGCTCGCCTGATCCTTTTGAGCCGAAGAAATGCGAAAGGCCGCCAACGTGCAGGCTGGAACAATGCTCAATACCAATAGGCCACAAGGCTGGTCTTCTTTCCGCAGCTCATTCTGCCGTCCCTGATCCGACCGTTTGTCCCTGATCAATCATGCCGGTTACCATACGGTTTTTACCGGATACGAATACCGGATGGCATCGGCAGTCCATGAAGTATACCATATCGGCATTCAGGGAAAATATCCACGACAGATATCCCTCAATCGGGCAATGGACCAACCATTATATACCGATCGATCCACCGG
It encodes:
- a CDS encoding AI-2E family transporter produces the protein MKNEKKPPDRKPIQWFLLFMLAGSLLLTCSIARVYLHPLILAILLASIFYPVHERITKIFRGRRNLSALASCLLVILLIVLPLLLLLFGMVSQGVRSVNAVRGWLEQGNLQNILQSGYMMHLRRLGSRYLTFLNLEVGRLQEWGIRGSQYIGQFLLTRGGELVSDFGSLVIQFGIMIFILFYLLRDGKKWLDRFLHLIPLTRNQEVILIDRLKAIARSALVGTVLTALAQGIVGGVGLWIVGIPPLFWGSLIAAASLIPLVGTGLVWVPAVSYLFIIQRPGRAIFLAVYSIAILGTIDNFLRPYLMHKQKGIALSPLLVFLAIFGGIRTFGLPGVLYGPLIFGLLSSLLHLYEVEFSSLLDHEDKSPSSR